The Panicum virgatum strain AP13 chromosome 6K, P.virgatum_v5, whole genome shotgun sequence nucleotide sequence CATGCCTTTGATGACATAAGGAACAGTACTCCCGGTGCTCCTCCTAATCTGGATTAGGGCACCCATCCCTTTTATACTCCTATACATATCTTATATCAGATTCTTCAGATCAGGGGCAAAATTTACACAGGTGTCAAGTCCCTAACCTACCACTTGTTCTTTCCAGATTGCTGTATCGGTGACAGTAATGCACAAACAAGTCACATCTGATTCCATTTACTAAAAGCCAGGCTAGTCTTCTCTTCTTTGTACCCTATCCTGCTGTCCGCCCCCCACGGCCCCACGGCCCCACCCCACCTTTTTCGGTTTCCCTGCTGTCCGCCCCCCacggcccccccccccccccccaccccaccttTTTCGGTTTCCCTTTTGCCCCATGGTGAAGGCTGAAGAGGATTCATTGGCTGCTATCCCCTAATGGCATTCAACTTTGTAACTCTGATGAATAATGCTCTCAACAGATGTGCTCTAGTTGAGACTGCGCCTGCCATATCTGGCACAGATCTGACTTTGTCTAGATGCATGATGTGCAGGCATGGGAAAGATAATGTATTCGAGTTTGCTTCTGCTGAGGTGACAATTAGCTTATTTTTTAAAGTTATCACTCGATCGATCTGCAGCATATTTCTAGTGGTTGTTCAGTTGCCTGTCTCTTCTGACCAAATGGCGCATTGCTACTGGACATAACGCAAGGGCAGGACATGCTCAGgataaacaaaagaaaacagGCTTGCATAAACAATCTGCTTTAGGGGATGGAAGAAGTTGCAAAAATATGCTGGGATAATTGAAGTTACATGGCCTCAACACAGAACAATGCGTACTCAGTAGACTATCATGTTCACCATTGACAAATCCAGGCCAATTAGAGCTGCCAACTCTCCTGATAAGCAACTTGCAGCTTAAAAATGGAACAAAGAGCTGATTGGATACGGCAGGATGGTAGTGGCATGGGGCAATGTCAAGCAGGACAAAGTTTGTGTGCTTGTTCTCTGACTTGAAGGCTGCGTTTCCAGCAAGAGCCTTTCGCCCATGGAAAACCGGTTGAGCCATGATGACAACCATGTGTCTTTCGTTGTTATCTTGGCTGAACTTGTCTTCTATCCATCTGGGaactttttaaaaaaacacaggGGGTACTCATATATGTGCACGCACGCTTGCAAAGTTGCAAACTCTATCTCAATAAGCATGCCAAAGATACGTGATGGTTTTTAGATTGACGACTGCAAACGCGTATAGAATATATTCATATCTACATATTAGATGAACATCTGCATCCTTTTGGGATAAAAAAAACCTAAGGTAAAGATAATTCACCGGCCCCGTTGCTGAATCAGGCCAGGCAGTGTAGCTCTAGCTCCTACTAGAATCTACGCCCTGTTTGGTTCGCCAACGCTACTTTCtagcataattttttttcatgcatggagtattaaatgaaatctatttgtaaaattttttcagagatgagtgtaaattttcgcgacgaatctaatgacggtaattaatcgatgattggctacagtgatgctacagtaaccatcctctaatcacgcggccAGAGATctcgttagattcttcagggttcctagcgttGAGATTCTGGAGTTGACGCCCATCACTCTATTGGCTAGCTCTAATGATCGACTTACTGTCATCCAGTACAAAGTGACTTCAGCTGAAATGTGACCATTTTCCCCTTGTAAAACAGAGGGGGAGAAAAACAGGGAAGAACCCCAGTTTCTTCCATTTCAAGCCAAACAGAGGTGTAGCTAGCTAGTAGCATTGGAAATCTGCAACTACCAAGTCCTCAAACGTTAGCAAATcataaatgaaagaaaaaaagaagaagagaaaagggAGTGGCACGATGACGCTGCTACTGGCTACTGCGACGCGGATTTCTACCACGGCGGCGTCACGCTACACGCGCGCCTGGATTCACCGCATGGCCAACAGGGTCAGTACTCGCTGCGTTGGTTGGCGTCAGGGCGGCGTGGTGACGCGGGCGTGCGTTAGCACGACGACTTGAAAGGCTAGAATACTGTGGGTGGTTACTGTTTATGTAGTATCTCGTTGATGGGCAAAAGGACCCAGAGTCCCATACTACTGTTTTCATTACAAAGTCATGCACAATCACATACTACATACACGGCAGCACACGCACGCTACTCATAGGTCCATCTATCCATGCATGGGActattgagagagagagagagagctgctaACTACGCTTTGACGAGAGGAGAGGTTGACAGAGTCTAAAATACAATCTTGTTGGTAAAAAGAGGGATTTCCAACACGAGGTGGCCTATATATGATGGGAAATGCATAAGAGGTTGTTTGGTTCGatgggctaaactttagaccaTGTCACGTCAAAAATAATCTtagtatttaaaagtattaaatgaaatataattacaaaactaattacagaaccctgaggctaaactgcgagacaaatctaatgtggtatattaatccatatttagcggatggttactgtagcattactgtagaaAATTATGGATtacttaggctcattagattcgtctcgcgaattagcactcatctgtcaaaaaatatttataaataaattttatttgatactcctaaatgataagattttttttgatgtgataggggctAAAAAAACTCTGGGGAAACAAAAAACACCTAAGTCACCAAAATTCAAAAGAAGTTAGAACTGGGGACAAGGGATTTAAGATTTGAGGTGGGGAATTCCGTACGCTGGTGCCTTAAGAAGGAAGTAGAGCTAGGACTTGAACTGTTGTCATTTCCGGGATGTCTGAGACGGATGTTGGCGCGACATGACAACACGACATTACGATGAGACAATCGAAGGCAAATTAATCTCCTTTAGCCATTATTTATACTCCGCCCGTGTTTATTTACTAAATCTGATAGGCTTCCTCGGGTCAGGTAAACCCAATAAAATCCACTATTTCCGATCCTAGTGGTAGGTGGAGTTAGCGAAAGAGGGTTGAATCTGGACCCCAACGATATTGAAATTTTACTTACAAAAATGTTGATCTAATGATTTCTTTACATGTTTCGAAGTTTGAGTGTAAGACTTTTTATGTAATATTGACTTTGGACGTGCTCTCCTCTCTTAAATGACAATGCGGTGTTTCTGcaaatttcttcaaaaaaaatttgtttatCAACTTCGAAGGAGGTAtgtagagagaaaaaaaagaatatttaAAACATTGTGAACGGCAGGGTTCTTCTTCTGCAGTTCATCCCTTACGAAGAGGCTGATTGAGTTGAGGCGTGtttgtttttaaaaaaagagagtTGAGGCGTGTGCCCACCATGTTGGCCAAGATGCCGGGCTCTCTGATCTGGCTTTGGCTAGCTCTAGCGCCCTAGGCCCTCACCTTGTAGCTACTACCGCCCCCCACTAAAAAATGCTATTAGCACCTAGAGCAAGAACCAGTTAGCAAATGGTAGACGCCGCCCCAGCAGTTTAGGACCGGGATCCGGTGCAGTCATAGTAATGACTGCAACTTTAGCAGTCACAGGACGGATGGCGTCCAAATCCCATCCAACGTCTACAAGAAAAGCAGGCCCCAGCCGCCCAGCTTGTCCTATTCATCTTCTTTCTTAGCTTGGATTTGGCTCCTTCCGTCAGTCCTTTTCATCCCCTGCCTATTCTTCTTAACTGAGCATAGCGATTGCAGCTACAACTAAAGATTCATGCTTAACCTTTGGTGTCGTGGTTTGCATTTGATTTTGCTTCAGTTGAGAACGATTTGGGCAGCAGCATATTTGACTCATCTTGTCTGAGATCGATTTCATCAGTTAAGGCTTTGATTTTAACGAAACAAAAAATAGTATCACTCAGATTAGAAATCATGAGAGACGACTCAAGTCTGAAGGGCGTCCTATCCAAGTATTCAGCATCTTGGTGTTTTTGTTTACGATGAGTCGATGAATTCTCTCCGTTTTGCTTTTTTCTCTTAAGCCTTATGATTAGGTTTGGGGAACCATGAGCTTGAAAGATGGAATCGTGGAACTTGAAAGAGCTCGTGTGCTGCATGTAGTGTCATTTTCTGCAAGGGATCAATTTGGATGTTGATTTTTGTTGCCGGATGTTATCTCTGCTGCCTACCTTCGATTTCAGTCGACGCCAGCTTGGCACCCAATAAGCTTAAGTCCTTCACACGGGAGAAGAGACTTGGTACAGTTCACACGGAAGGGAGGAGAATAGTGtgggagaaaggaagaagacGAACAGTGTCGTTCTACACGGAACCATCAGATCCCATTTGGACGGCATCGGTACCGCGACTGTCAAAGTTGCAATTGCTACTACAACTGCAACTGATCCCGGTCCAGCAGTTTAGCAGGCAGAGGGCATCTCGTGGTCGCCATGAGCAACAGGGGCAGGTGCGGTCGGTGGCGGTGGACCGTCACGTCACAGAAAGCTCCAGACAACAGCGGTTCCCCTCAAACTGACAAACACCTCGATCAGAGGAACTTTGGCGGGCAAACAATGGCACGCCATGTGTATAGAAAAGACGTAGACTCTACTTGTATGCTAACAAGAAATATACCAATGAGGAGAATCTTGCTTCGTCATTGATCCACATCCACGGATCCACTCATCAAAACACATGACACAGTGGTTTCTCACTAAGGTTACTGCCTATTTTTGCCCATCACCACACAGATCAAAGTGTCAAACAAAACTGTGAGCAGCACAGGTGTTTGTCCCCTGCAATGCTGGAACATCGCCGCTCTTGGATCTTACACTAGTACCCTTCTCCTTCCAAAACATACCGCGTCAGTTAGACGCTCGGCTGGAGCATCGATCACCTGCCgcccttgcccttcactttgcCCTTGCCTTTCCCTCCTTTACCGGGCCCTTTCCCAAATCCCCCTTTCCCGGCACCCTTCCcgttccccctccccctccccttccccttcccatCAGGCCTCCGGTTCTTCTGGAACTTGCCATCCTTTGCGGATTTGTTCTTCAACCGCGTGATCTCCGTCGCCTTCTGCTGCCTACTCTTCTGCATCTGCTCGGGGTTCCTTATCTCGGAGGGCACATCGGCATTCGGTATGGACCTGCGCCCGCGGCCCCCTGGGAAGTGTTTCTTGTTCCCTCCATGATACCCACCTGCACCAGGTCATGGCGTCCATCAGATACTGGTTATGTACTTAACCTTTCCAGAGTTCAGTGCTTTTAAAGCTGTACAACTAAACAGCGCAATCTCAAATGAGCCATGTCAAGACACTTGTACAAGAACATAACGGAAGAACTACATTACAAAATGACCGATTAATTCACTCAACTGTCCAAGCACTCACAACAATCTTAACTAACTTCTGTTATGAGAAAACAGATTAGTTTTCATGCCAAGACTATGACAACTGACATCCTTTAACAGTCCAAATGAATTGAAACATAACACAAATTAAAATGACTGGTTGCTAAGCTCAAACTCATAGCAACAGTAAATAAAACCAAAACAAGGAAAAGCATGCAGCTCAGAAAGCATTACCTGTACTGGATGCACCCTCTTCTGCAAAGTGGCCAGATTTCCCACCAATATTGATTGATTTGTGTGTCCTCTGCTGCCATCTCTTATAGATCCCGGTTGCTGATGCCTTTATCTTTGCACCACCTTCCGTTTTAATCTAAGAAAAGTTAGGGACAGATTTCAGAACTTATTTGAACTTTCACTGACATCAGGCAGAACATATGATCATATCGGTGTTCTACATATTAACTTATCTTGGTATTTAACAGCAACTCCTGAACAAGGAAAAATCACAATCCACCCTCAGTGACATAAAATAGTTACAAAAGAAAGATATTGATGTGCTACTGCTTACAGCGGACCTATTATCCACTTTTGTGAAATTCCATTTTTCTGTTTGACTATAACATCCGAATTCAGAAAAGTGATTCAACATGTACTTTGAAAGTGCAATTTATGTTTCCAGATCTATTTCATTCTACAAAACATCATCAAACACCCATATTAATTCACACGTCACAGCAGGTTCAACATGGCATATTAGAAGCACACAAAAATTGGAAAATAAATGACTGAAATACAGCTTGTGCCTGTCAATTTATTCTGAATGACAGTCACAATTTATACAAGTCAACAAGCTGTACAGTTTCAGTGTTGCTTAGAACATAATGGCACATGGCATGCAAGAGATTTACCTTTCCAGTAGCTGTCACACGATCCCCGCTGTtcaatttgacaaacttgttCTGCAGTAGTAACATAGGCATGCTGACTAAGTATGCAATATGTTTAACATATCAATGTTACTAAGAAAAATTTATTACCTTCATCCAGTGATACCGAGTTTTCTGTGCTTGCATACCAGAGGCTTCATCATCGACTAAATCAAGAACCGCAGCATCCAATCTGCATGATAGCAGTAAGCTTGATTTAAAGCACAACACAGGACTGCATTCTCAGTTTCATGAACTAGATAAAATTTGAGATATGCCAAAGTATTGTCTGAACAATATAGAAAGAACATGGCAGATCCTACAAAACATGAGGTTTACCGCACATTTTTCTGAATCGTGATATGCTCAATATGCTGGATATGAGAAGATCAGTGACATTAGTGGAGTCGATTTGCTATTGATGTGAGTTTGTGATAACTCTTGGTTTAGAACTGCATTCAGATATTTTGTGTTTGTCAACTGCTGTCACATTCATGCAACAGCAGGGGGCACCATTGCATTTCAAATGACAGGAAATGCTGACACAGTTACTAAAGAAATTATCCATGTGAGATAAAATAGACACATCAAAACTTTGGATTCCGTGATTTGTTAAAACTGCAATCAGATGTAGCAAAACAAGTGCTTTCACAACAGTTTCAATAATGAGCACAGCAAAGACCAAAGCAACACATGTCAATCAAcattaaacaaataaaaatcCACTCAAGAATCAAGATTACATTTTCAATTTGTAATTTGACTTGCACTTCAAACAAACATTACTTGCCCTAGAATAAATAATCATCAATGGCTATTGCAGATTTGCAATAAGGACACAAAGCAAATGTCTcacttctagttcaaaatgCCAATCATATATCAGGAATTATATACCTGCTTTCAACGAATCCTTCATTGTTCCTCACTGACAACCCTGCTTCCAAATGCTGAAGGAGAACAAAACAAATACAGAACTTGATGTTAGGCTGAAACTACAGCCAACTGTAAGTTAAGAATTGGATCAACATTTCTAGTGCAGTACAAACTATATAGGAGTAATTCTTTTGGACAGGGTGTACAAGGCATACTTGATTCTGAGGAACTGAACTTATGTAGTAGTCCTCATCCCTAAAGCTCTGCGACTTCCGTTTCATACCACAAACTTCTGGAATGAGCAAAGGGACAAAAAGACAGTAAGAATGATGCAGAAGCACAAGAAATACTGACAGAGCTCAAGATACAGTATAGAATAGAAAAACTAAAAGGAAGTAAAAAATTAGGACCTTTCTTTGCCCAATTTGAAatgtcatcctcttcttcctgcaTGGAAAAAAGATAGACCATAAATTTATGCACAAAGCATGAAAGGAAAGTGGTATCTTTAATGTAGCGCTGCTagacaaacaaaaaaaaggtaATAACAAAAGCTGTCAACTAACATTCAATGTTCCAACTACGAACTGTCAAACTAGAGGCACTACCATAGTGACAATCTAAAATAAACAAAGACAGACATTGCTGATGCATGTGCTGATTGTATACATAAAAAACATTACCGTGTTTTACGACTATGTTTAAAGCACAAATGCAGAACACTGCAACACATGCTGGAATATTACAGTGTAATACCACTGGGATTGACAGGATGGCAGTAGCAGATGTCGATTGCTTGGGGAAAGGATGTTAGAAATAACTTATCCTTAGTTAATTCCTTCCTAAACAATGACAATTCCAACTAATACAGAGGTCTACCTACTGATCTTCTAAACAAGAAACGTAACAGCAAAATCTTGCGGAAACCTAAAATAAATACGATAACAGATCTATAGTGCGCATAATAAATCCCACAGTTTGTCTGCAGTTAGTAGATAAAGTCGAGTTGCTAAACAATTCAGCTTACTCAGTCTTAAGCATTGCAGAAGTAACCAATCTCTTAACATGCATGTGGTACGGTTTTAACCAGCATACTTCAGTATGAATTGTTTAACACTTACTTGCTTAGAGTTGTTCAAGGCCATGATATATTGAGTCAACAAAAGGAACTGAACCTAGCTCAGTTGATGGGAGGTGTTGGTGTGCACTACCACCCAGGCTCAGTTTAGCTCGAATTTAGGTgtctatttcttcttctttacaATGATATGTTTTCTCTTATTTACAATGAGATGTAGTTCCTCCTATGTTGGTTGAGTATTTATATCGAGTCAACAGAAAGGACAACAAACACAAAACAAGATTGTCGAAATCCTACTCGGTGTTTTGAAAATCGTTACTGAGGCACTCAGTGCAATGGGACTGCAATATCCACCCAGACCTAGTTGCCAGTCTCTGCAGATGACAAAGTTAGCCTTGGCAGGCTGGGCTGCATGTTTGTGTTTGGTAATAATTATCGACACAACGCTTGTGAGATACTGATCCTGAGTGTAATGATCAGCTTCACAAGAAATGCATTCCTCCATTATTCTATCCAGCATAGACATTGCTGGAACTACTGACCTTTTTCAATTTGGCGTAAGGTCCACTTACATTCGGTGTATCTAATACTACACCCCCTAACAAACAGTATTATCAATAGTCAAAGGTAGAATTTCAAAAGTTTTTGATAGTCTAGTAGAACAAAGGCTATGCATTCAACGGTGTACGGTTCCTAAGGCTTGTCAGTACTGCATATTCACCTGGTTGTCTGCAAATTTCTAGGTTTGATAGAACAAACAAGATTAACTTTTCAACAATTACCTCTGGCCTTGGATCAACAGAACTCTTCTGGTGAACTAAATTTATAATTCCCTCATGAACTTCTCGTTTCTTCTTCATCACGTCTAGCCATTGATTTGAACCCTAAAGCAAGCCAAAATGAATTAATAATGTTTCTCTGACATACTGTGAAATGTGATAATCATGTAACAGCATAAATCGATATTAGAAGCTTGCTTGTTGCAGATGAACCTAAGAATATGATGTAGAAAAAGGTTTTGTGTTACCTTAGAGTTTCTTGCTTTAGCAGCTTCACCTTCAGCCTCTAAAATAGTCTGCTTTGGTCTGAAAATTGATTTGGGATGAAGAGGCTCCATTAGATTACACCACTTAAACAAAAACAAGATAAACATGTTTTTTGAGCAAGAATAATAACTACCTAAATGATTTCAGGCGTTCTGAGAATGCAAGAGCTGAAAGCTCATCTGACCGAAGAACATCCCTGAAAATTGGATGAAGACCCTCACGAGGTAAATCTTTTGCCCTTTTGATAGATTCTTTAGAAGGCATAGCACGAGTCTTCAGATACAATCTGAAAGCATTAGCACATGGCTTTTCCAATGCAATCAACTCCGTACAACCACTAATGACTTCTTTTATTCCATCAGAGACAAGATCAAGGACTGTTTGAGGAAAACGCCCATACACTGATTCCCCATTTGCAATGGCTTGATCGATTTTCATATTTATGTCGTCCATGTCTTTTAGAAGCTCCTCTTCTGTTGGAGCAGGTTTGAGAGGCCTCGAAAGGAAAAGATGTAGGTCCAGTAAGTATGGCATGTCCTCTGAGGTGACAAATGTATATGCTGTTCCACTTCTACCTTGTCTAGCTACTCGGCCAACTCTATGAACAAATAACTTAGGCTTTGCGGGGAAGTCCCAGTTCACTACATTATCCAGCAATGGAATATCCAAGCCCCTTGCAGCAACATCTGTTACAATAAGTAGCATGGTCTTCCTTGCCCTGAATTTTGAAATATGAATCATACGAGCTTCTTGATCCATAGCACCGTAGGATAGGGAAGGTTCTAAACCCTCTTCTCTGAACAAAATGTTCAAGAACTCTACATGATGCTTGGTTGAAACAAAAATTATTGTCTGCTCCTCGGAGCTGATGCGCTCCCTGACCAAATACAGTAAGGCAGCAAGCTTCTCTTCCTGGCGCAGTGTGAAGAAGACAAGCTTGAGCTCAGGACTGATCTTTTTGTCCAAATCGAGCCTGACAATCTGCGGATCACGCAGACCAGCTTTTGCAAAGTCTGCAAGGGCTTTCGGCAAAGTGGCACTAAAGAGCAATGTTTGTCGTGTATCACTTAGCTTCTTCAGAATATCATGCAAGTGCTTTGCGAACCCCATGCTAAACAAGGAATCAGCTTCATCAAACACAACATATTGCACTGAACGAAGAGTCATATCCTTAACATCATTCAAATGGTGCATGAGCCTGCCTGGCGTGGCAATTATGATATCAGGGCACTCTGCCAGCTCCTCAAACTGACTCTCCATGCTATCGCCACCAACAATTACGCTGGTTCTGAGGTCTACAAGTTGAGAAAAAGAATCATGTGAGTACTCAACTATTGAATTGTGACAATATTTTCCAGTGAAGAGACACACCGTAGGAAACATAAAAAGCAATGTCCACATTGCACAAGGATACAGACATAATATACTCAACAAGGTCATACATGTTAAGTAAAGCACCCACTATGAGAGTGTCACAGAAATCTTAATCAGTAAAGATCTAAAATAACATAATTTACAGCTCGATTGGTACACGAGCAAAGCTGAGAACGTGCACAACGACGCATTGGCATGGCTACGAgcgcaggggggggggggggggcacgcaCCCGTGAACTTGCCGAGCTGCTTGGTGAACTTGAGCGTCTGCATCGAGAGGTCGCGCGTGGGGGAGAGGATGAGCGCGCGGACGCCGGCGCCcgggtcgcggcggcggaggcggtgcagCATGGGCAGCAGGAACGCGGCGGTCTTCCCGGAGCCGGTgcgggccatggcggcgacgtCGGCGCCCGCGAGGATGAGCGGCATGGTCTTGCGCTGGATTGGCGTGGGCACGCGGTACCCCTTGTGGCGCACCCCGCGGTACACCTCCTCGCAGAGCCCCATCGACTCGAACCCGCCCGACTTGGCCTTCTTGCTCCCGCCGGACTTtttgccgccgcccccgcccgccgATCTCTCCCGCttcggccgccgctgcggctCCGCGTTCGGGTCCGCCGCGGCGTCCATGCCGGAGGACGGCGAGGGCTTGGGCTTCTTGGTTGATTTGGACTTGGTGGGGGTCAGGCGAGCCATGGATGgcaggagggaaggaggagggaaAGGGGAGAAGGGAAGGGGGGTGGGTTTAGGGCTTTATCAATgtcggccgccgcggcgaggtcGTGGGGGTGgtggggaaggaggagagaaCGGGAGAGGCAACTTGCGCGGCGAGGCAGGTTGGGATAATGGGCTAGGCCGGAGAAACACATTCGTGGGCCGAGAGAGAATCTTGCCCATTTCTTGGTCCACACTTTGTTTTACTAGTTTATTATTCATTCATGAAAATGTCTTTATATCGTACCCTGTttaaaatagcgggctatagcgagCGCCGATATAGCATTTTTGGAGCTCTAACGCTACGATATGCTCATTTCCACCAATAATGCAGCTATGGCCGATTTCGCAGAGGTTAGCGGCGCTATTTAGCTTAGCGACATGCCGATTTACCGGCGCTACTCATGCAGGAGACCAGGAGTTCACCGGCGCACATACACGCATAGGTTGGGAGAGCTGCAGGGAGCCTATGAGACCTAGGAGTGATGCGTGGGAGACCGGCAATGAGTTCTGGGAGCTACTATTTTTTAAGCTTGGAGTAACACCGTTAGCCGTGAGAATAGAATAAGCCAGAAAGGGGATCGAGACAGATATGGCCATATGTGTCAGAGAGACAGGGAGAGGTGGCTGCAGCCATGAAAACGTGATGGGCTGGTAATCTGCACTTGAAGAATGATAAAGTGGTGACTAAACACTTGTTTCTTGACCATAAATTGCATGTTTCTTGAAAACGCTAAAGAGCTTAGCGCCGCTATAGCGGCTGCTATAGCTTGCTTAGCATTTTGGTGACATCTCCGCTAAATACTTTAGCCCGTGATTTAAAACATATTATCGTATACTAGAAGAGTTTGCTGGTATCACTGCTACGATTGCAAATGGATTATAATGTCATTTGATCATGCCGTCCAGAGCTCACATTTCAGGGACCATGGTGCAACGCGCAGTGAAGATAGGCCATGTATTATCGGAGTAGCTCCCGCTCCCGGCCATTTGTCTCTGAAATTGAAtttctttttttatcttttaaTTCTACTAAGAGACCTCCTACTATTTTACATTGctatggatttttttttaaaaaaatacattgCTATGGAGTTGGGACAAAACGCCTGATCTCCACAGAACATGGGTAATGTAACGAGTCTCAATAACAGGAAGTGTGGACAGAGTTATAAATTGACCAATGACAAAACAAAGGAAAAACCGTCAAGCAGA carries:
- the LOC120712342 gene encoding DEAD-box ATP-dependent RNA helicase 29-like; this translates as MARLTPTKSKSTKKPKPSPSSGMDAAADPNAEPQRRPKRERSAGGGGGKKSGGSKKAKSGGFESMGLCEEVYRGVRHKGYRVPTPIQRKTMPLILAGADVAAMARTGSGKTAAFLLPMLHRLRRRDPGAGVRALILSPTRDLSMQTLKFTKQLGKFTDLRTSVIVGGDSMESQFEELAECPDIIIATPGRLMHHLNDVKDMTLRSVQYVVFDEADSLFSMGFAKHLHDILKKLSDTRQTLLFSATLPKALADFAKAGLRDPQIVRLDLDKKISPELKLVFFTLRQEEKLAALLYLVRERISSEEQTIIFVSTKHHVEFLNILFREEGLEPSLSYGAMDQEARMIHISKFRARKTMLLIVTDVAARGLDIPLLDNVVNWDFPAKPKLFVHRVGRVARQGRSGTAYTFVTSEDMPYLLDLHLFLSRPLKPAPTEEELLKDMDDINMKIDQAIANGESVYGRFPQTVLDLVSDGIKEVISGCTELIALEKPCANAFRLYLKTRAMPSKESIKRAKDLPREGLHPIFRDVLRSDELSALAFSERLKSFRPKQTILEAEGEAAKARNSKGSNQWLDVMKKKREVHEGIINLVHQKSSVDPRPEEEEDDISNWAKKEVCGMKRKSQSFRDEDYYISSVPQNQHLEAGLSVRNNEGFVESRLDAAVLDLVDDEASGMQAQKTRYHWMKNKFVKLNSGDRVTATGKIKTEGGAKIKASATGIYKRWQQRTHKSINIGGKSGHFAEEGASSTGGYHGGNKKHFPGGRGRRSIPNADVPSEIRNPEQMQKSRQQKATEITRLKNKSAKDGKFQKNRRPDGKGKGRGRGNGKGAGKGGFGKGPGKGGKGKGKVKGKGGR